TTTCCCTGTTGGAAAAACCGGCAGGGTCGGTGGTTGAGTTCAGCAAGCCCTTCTTCGGCCTCCTGCTACAGGCACTGACTGCCGTGCTACTGGCCATCTTCCGGCTCATGAAGCTGGTACCTCGACAACAGGTCCCGGCAGGCCCGGAGGGAGGGTTTGCCGTCGCCGAAGAAGGTCTGATGCCGCCCGGTGAGTCTGGGTCTTTCATTCGGTATCTCCTCTGGGGCATGGCGATCTTTATCGCGGTGCTAGCCCTCCTGGGGATTCTCTACCTGCTGTGGCTGCTCTTAAGCTTTCTCTTCCAGAAAAGGTCCGGCAGGGCCGAGGGCGAAGCTTGGTCTAGGGTAACCTTCAGGGATTTCCTGGCCGGTCTTTTCCGGGCCATGAAGCGCCTGGCCCTTTTGATAGCGGTCTTCTTGCCGCTTCCTATCGGCGCGGGACAGGCTTATCGATCCCTGCTCCTCTGGGGAAAGAGCAAGGGAAGTCCCAGGAGGCCTGACGAAACGGCCTACGAATACCTGGACAGGCTAATAGAAAGGTTCCCCGGCCGTGAAAGGGAACTTTCCCGCATAACGGGGAGTTTTGTCCGTCACAGGTATTCCAGGGAGGGGAGGGTCTTCGAAGGTGGCCTGAAATGGTACGTGCTGAAATTATACCTGAGGATGCCCTCCCGCTTGAGGAGAAGTTAAGCTTAGGGGACCTGCCGGATCAAGCTTGGTCCAGGTGCCTGTTTACCTCAGTTAGCAGCCTTTGTC
This genomic stretch from Thermovirga sp. harbors:
- a CDS encoding DUF4129 domain-containing protein, translated to MTSLLFRMFLVAGESLNFSLLYLYALSGLGAKGFVNPWTFLTMASSVAAANLAMRRGNFRYLAIVLVNLSVFLAALLCGRGQAGLFSLPGDLQGLMGFWATWPLLAAGGGRTAFLAWTKNPPRYGLFDINMATFFLVLLLASSFNIHLPGVRGLLFLAILSNVLMLFFGSREEIAGHGHSRSLPSLAALAALLVPMWVIGHSDALSLLEKPAGSVVEFSKPFFGLLLQALTAVLLAIFRLMKLVPRQQVPAGPEGGFAVAEEGLMPPGESGSFIRYLLWGMAIFIAVLALLGILYLLWLLLSFLFQKRSGRAEGEAWSRVTFRDFLAGLFRAMKRLALLIAVFLPLPIGAGQAYRSLLLWGKSKGSPRRPDETAYEYLDRLIERFPGRERELSRITGSFVRHRYSREGRVFEGGLKWYVLKLYLRMPSRLRRS